The proteins below are encoded in one region of Microbacterium pygmaeum:
- a CDS encoding IS481 family transposase — translation MSKHRVVVLKIVAGQLTVTEAAEQYGLSRRQLHRLLARYREHGLDAVDPQSRRPRSNPRSTPREVVDRIVALRTDLTARGLDAGPVTIRWHLEREGLHVPSPATIHRILTRAGLITPEPRKRPRSSYIRFEAAQPNETWQSDFTHWRLTDGTDVEILNWLDDHSRKLLSCTVHTPVTGDDVVTTFLTTTEEYGVPASTLTDNGRVYTARHGGGRNAFEHLLPVLGVKQKNGKPNHPQTQGKIERFHQTQKRWLAQQPTATTVLELQTQLDRLRIEYNEHRPHRALDRKTPSEAYLATPKALPGAGRLPDRYRLRYDRIDTDGHVSIRRAGRMHHLGIGRDHTGKRILAITDETTVTVVHLDTGEVLSEHTIDPARGYWRNILKPAGRWPQKRQMSRDI, via the coding sequence ATGTCGAAGCACCGGGTTGTGGTCCTGAAGATCGTCGCTGGGCAGCTCACCGTGACCGAAGCGGCCGAGCAGTACGGGCTGTCGCGGAGACAGCTGCACCGGTTGCTCGCACGCTACCGCGAGCACGGTCTCGACGCCGTCGATCCTCAGTCCCGGCGGCCGAGAAGCAATCCGAGATCCACGCCGCGCGAAGTCGTCGACCGAATCGTCGCACTCCGCACGGATCTCACCGCTCGAGGATTGGATGCCGGACCGGTCACGATCCGATGGCACCTCGAGCGTGAAGGCCTGCACGTCCCGTCGCCGGCGACGATCCACCGCATCCTGACCCGCGCCGGACTCATAACCCCGGAACCCCGCAAACGCCCCCGCTCCTCGTACATCCGCTTCGAAGCAGCCCAACCCAACGAGACCTGGCAGTCGGACTTCACTCACTGGCGCCTCACCGACGGCACCGACGTCGAGATCCTGAACTGGCTCGATGATCACTCCCGCAAGCTACTCTCCTGCACCGTCCACACCCCCGTCACCGGGGACGACGTCGTCACCACATTCCTCACCACCACTGAGGAATACGGGGTTCCCGCCTCGACCCTGACCGACAACGGCCGGGTTTACACCGCCCGACACGGCGGCGGCCGTAACGCCTTCGAACACCTCCTGCCCGTGCTCGGAGTGAAACAGAAGAACGGCAAACCGAACCACCCGCAAACTCAAGGCAAGATCGAACGCTTCCATCAAACCCAGAAACGCTGGCTCGCCCAGCAACCCACCGCCACCACGGTCCTCGAGCTGCAAACCCAACTCGACCGGCTCCGCATCGAATACAACGAGCACCGCCCACACCGTGCTCTGGACCGCAAGACCCCCTCAGAGGCCTACCTGGCGACGCCCAAAGCACTCCCCGGAGCAGGACGACTCCCAGACCGCTACCGGCTCCGCTACGACCGCATCGACACCGACGGTCACGTCAGCATCCGCCGAGCCGGCCGCATGCACCACCTCGGAATCGGCCGCGACCACACCGGAAAACGCATCCTCGCGATCACCGACGAAACCACCGTCACCGTCGTCCACCTCGACACCGGCGAAGTCCTCAGCGAACACACCATCGACCCCGCCCGCGGCTACTGGCGAAACATCCTCAAACCAGCCGGCCGATGGCCCCAGAAACGACAGATGTCTCGCGACATATGA
- a CDS encoding AAA family ATPase: MWRADGSAVVGEEDGVSTASVTPSDLGLSEPGVTVTHVAQPERDRLRAQAAELGGRSTLLHFQDATDAGIEITNAHPGSLPQFITGRSTLLSNLFRDEVAVRNARLAAERITAKNVELRTARGIETVHLAVGLASWSVGGLHCTAPVLLRPLGIRRHHSDFELKLHGTFSVNPEFVRAARTHFGIDLDGAALASLAYEGGVFKPQPVIDHIRALAASIESFTVHPRLIVSTFADVGAAMMRDAGNLDHPVLNALAGHHDDREALTVRREVAALPGPDERAPASDTLLLDADAEQERVLGRIRSGQSLAVHTLPGTGGTQTVINAVGALVRDGKRVLVVSARRSTLEGIRHRLAGIGLPGFAVSPRHLQRDLVRSIVRNEKAEQPKVGDIDDALVRLRGVLRDYRSSVTAQHPTLGVSVLDVLRRLADLAALTPAPTATTRFDLRVLESLASARSDAAASLAAAARLGEFRFGPDDSPWYGVSFATTTEARAAHTLAGKLHRHDVPSLLERGYELIAQTRMRPFHTISELGVYLRLLQGIRDSLDRFSPTVFERPLGELIQAHGPRRDSPDMNGTQRRRLKKLSREYVRPGVHIADMHEALVRVQHQRTAWQRFVDSGVIPAVPIGLADVHVAWQRVDAELSELDAIVGLGEADRLATLPMARLVRTLAALAADSEVFDNLVERATLRTKLASLGLEPLLTELSVRHVPEAVVGDELEYAWWQSTLEHLLRTDRALLGANTAVVDRLERDFRLVDEAHAAASGPLLAAQLATQWRIGIVDEPREAAALKGALKQGGASAADLTAVAPKLLRGLAPLWLSSPYDVPQIPDEPAFDVVIIADAAALCVAEAAPALRRARQVVVFGDPVTQKPTPFRISSGHVADEDPFEVPFDSASVFEQLAELVPVETLTRSYRAGGEDLAELVNGAFYGGEIVSLPWAGSYLGRGSLSVDYVEGGTGAPDPVTGAVESPDAEVNRVVTLVVEHAVNRGTESLMVVTASTRHAERIRAAVEAAFAGRSDVADFVSRDTAEPLSVLTLEESVAESRDRVIFSLGFGLTKHGRVLSDFGDLSTPDGERLLTVGMTRARRSMVIVSSIRPSAFDDGRLEYGAATLMSILGGIAARSRDARLEDLADPLTLALARELRRLGVSVDVHYRGLLPLVAQYDGRAVVAESDPETIGESLRESLRLRPQILRRLGWHYVRVHSFDLYSDPAGVAARIAAMLGVPAEAPAADTDTQPIDVIE; the protein is encoded by the coding sequence GTGTGGCGAGCAGATGGCAGCGCCGTGGTCGGCGAAGAGGATGGCGTGTCCACGGCATCCGTGACGCCGAGCGACCTCGGTCTCTCGGAACCAGGAGTGACGGTGACGCACGTCGCGCAACCCGAGCGTGATCGACTCCGTGCGCAGGCGGCCGAGCTGGGTGGCAGGTCGACGCTCCTGCACTTCCAGGACGCCACCGACGCCGGCATCGAGATCACCAACGCGCACCCGGGCAGCCTGCCCCAGTTCATCACCGGTCGATCGACGCTGCTGTCGAACCTCTTCCGCGATGAGGTCGCCGTCCGCAATGCGCGTCTCGCCGCCGAGCGGATCACGGCCAAGAACGTCGAGCTGCGCACCGCACGCGGCATCGAGACCGTGCACCTCGCCGTCGGGCTGGCCTCGTGGAGCGTCGGCGGGCTGCACTGCACGGCTCCGGTGCTGCTGCGACCGCTCGGCATCCGTCGCCACCACTCCGACTTCGAGCTGAAACTGCACGGCACGTTCAGCGTGAACCCCGAATTCGTCCGTGCGGCGCGCACCCACTTCGGCATCGACCTCGACGGCGCGGCGCTCGCCTCGCTCGCCTACGAGGGCGGCGTCTTCAAGCCGCAGCCGGTGATCGACCACATTCGTGCGCTCGCCGCATCGATCGAGTCCTTCACCGTCCACCCACGGCTGATCGTGTCGACCTTCGCCGACGTCGGCGCGGCGATGATGCGCGACGCCGGAAACCTCGATCACCCGGTGCTGAACGCGCTGGCCGGGCACCACGACGACCGCGAGGCCCTCACGGTGCGTCGTGAAGTCGCGGCGCTTCCCGGACCGGACGAGCGGGCACCGGCATCCGACACGCTGCTGCTGGACGCGGACGCCGAACAGGAACGCGTGCTCGGGCGGATCCGCTCCGGCCAGTCGCTGGCGGTGCACACCCTGCCCGGGACCGGCGGCACCCAGACGGTCATCAACGCCGTCGGCGCGCTGGTCCGCGACGGCAAGCGCGTGCTCGTCGTGAGCGCCCGGCGCTCGACGCTCGAGGGCATCCGCCACCGCCTGGCCGGCATCGGACTGCCCGGCTTCGCCGTCTCACCGCGTCATCTCCAGCGCGACCTGGTCCGCTCGATCGTGCGCAACGAGAAGGCCGAGCAGCCGAAGGTGGGCGACATCGACGATGCGCTCGTCCGCCTGCGCGGCGTCCTGCGCGACTACCGCTCGTCGGTGACCGCGCAGCATCCGACCCTCGGGGTCTCGGTGCTCGACGTCCTGCGTCGTCTTGCGGACCTCGCCGCCCTCACTCCGGCGCCGACGGCGACCACCCGCTTCGACCTGCGCGTGCTGGAGAGCCTGGCATCGGCGCGCTCCGACGCGGCCGCGTCGCTCGCCGCCGCAGCGCGGCTCGGCGAGTTCCGCTTCGGCCCCGATGACTCGCCCTGGTACGGCGTCTCGTTCGCGACCACCACCGAGGCGCGCGCCGCGCACACGCTCGCCGGCAAGCTGCACCGGCACGACGTGCCGAGCCTGCTGGAGCGCGGCTACGAGCTCATCGCGCAGACGCGGATGCGGCCCTTCCACACGATCTCCGAGCTGGGCGTGTACCTGCGGCTGCTGCAGGGGATCCGCGACTCGCTGGACCGCTTCAGTCCGACGGTGTTCGAGCGGCCGCTGGGCGAGCTGATCCAGGCGCACGGTCCGCGCCGCGACTCACCGGACATGAACGGCACGCAGCGCCGCCGGCTCAAGAAGCTCTCCCGCGAGTACGTCCGGCCCGGCGTGCACATCGCCGACATGCACGAGGCCCTCGTGCGCGTGCAGCATCAGCGCACCGCCTGGCAGCGCTTCGTGGACTCGGGGGTCATCCCCGCGGTGCCGATCGGCCTGGCCGACGTGCACGTGGCGTGGCAGCGCGTCGATGCCGAGCTCAGCGAACTCGACGCGATCGTCGGACTCGGCGAGGCGGACCGGCTGGCGACGCTTCCGATGGCGCGGCTCGTCCGTACGCTGGCAGCCCTGGCCGCCGACTCGGAGGTCTTCGACAACCTCGTCGAGCGCGCGACGCTGCGCACGAAACTCGCCTCGCTCGGCCTCGAGCCGCTGCTGACCGAACTGTCCGTGCGCCACGTACCGGAGGCCGTCGTCGGTGACGAACTCGAGTACGCGTGGTGGCAGTCGACGCTGGAGCATCTGCTGCGCACCGATCGCGCCCTGCTGGGCGCCAACACGGCCGTGGTCGATCGCCTCGAGCGGGACTTCCGCCTCGTCGACGAGGCGCATGCCGCGGCATCCGGCCCGCTCCTTGCCGCACAGCTGGCTACGCAGTGGCGGATCGGCATCGTCGACGAGCCCCGCGAGGCCGCCGCGCTCAAGGGCGCGCTGAAGCAGGGCGGCGCGAGCGCCGCCGACCTGACCGCCGTCGCGCCGAAGCTGCTGCGCGGCTTGGCCCCGCTGTGGCTGTCATCGCCGTACGACGTGCCGCAGATCCCGGACGAGCCGGCCTTCGACGTCGTCATCATCGCGGATGCCGCGGCGCTGTGCGTCGCCGAGGCCGCCCCAGCCCTGCGGCGGGCGCGCCAGGTCGTCGTGTTCGGCGACCCCGTCACGCAGAAGCCCACGCCCTTCCGCATCTCGTCGGGTCACGTCGCGGACGAGGACCCGTTCGAGGTGCCGTTCGATTCGGCCAGCGTCTTCGAGCAGCTCGCCGAGCTCGTGCCGGTCGAGACACTCACGCGCAGCTATCGCGCCGGCGGGGAGGATCTCGCCGAACTCGTCAACGGCGCCTTCTACGGCGGCGAGATCGTCTCGCTGCCGTGGGCCGGGTCTTACCTCGGCCGCGGGAGCCTCAGCGTCGACTACGTCGAGGGTGGCACCGGCGCACCCGATCCGGTCACCGGCGCAGTGGAGAGCCCGGACGCCGAGGTCAACCGCGTCGTCACCTTGGTCGTCGAGCACGCGGTGAACCGCGGTACCGAATCGCTCATGGTCGTCACCGCCAGCACCCGGCATGCCGAGCGCATCCGCGCCGCCGTCGAAGCGGCCTTCGCGGGTCGCTCCGACGTCGCCGACTTCGTCTCGCGCGACACCGCCGAGCCGCTGTCGGTCCTGACGCTCGAGGAGTCGGTGGCGGAGAGCCGCGACCGCGTGATCTTCTCGCTCGGGTTCGGGCTCACCAAGCACGGTCGGGTCCTCAGCGACTTCGGCGACCTGTCCACCCCCGACGGCGAGCGGCTGCTGACCGTCGGCATGACGCGCGCCCGTCGGTCGATGGTGATCGTGTCGTCGATCCGTCCGTCGGCATTCGACGATGGACGCCTCGAGTACGGCGCGGCGACCCTGATGAGCATCCTCGGCGGGATCGCGGCGCGCTCACGCGACGCACGCCTGGAAGACCTGGCCGACCCGCTCACCCTCGCGCTGGCGCGCGAGCTGCGCCGGCTCGGCGTCTCGGTCGACGTCCACTATCGCGGACTCCTTCCCCTGGTCGCGCAGTACGACGGGCGGGCGGTCGTCGCCGAGAGCGATCCGGAGACGATCGGAGAGTCGCTGCGGGAGTCGCTGCGCCTGCGCCCGCAGATCCTCCGTCGCCTCGGGTGGCACTACGTGCGCGTGCACTCCTTCGACCTGTACAGCGACCCGGCGGGGGTCGCCGCGCGCATCGCCGCGATGCTCGGCGTTCCGGCCGAGGCGCCCGCCGCCGATACCGATACGCAGCCGATCGATGTCATCGAATGA
- the galU gene encoding UTP--glucose-1-phosphate uridylyltransferase GalU encodes MPPTRMKAVIPAAGLGTRFLPATKAMPKEMLPVVDKPAIQYVVEEAAQAGIDDILVIIGRNKNAISNHFDSVPELEVKLKDKGDDERLRRVMASSDIADIHFVRQGEPRGLGHAVSRARAHVGDSPFAVMLGDDLIDERDPLLSTMIAEHERTGATIVALMEVDPDHIHMYGAAAVEMTENTDIVKVTGLVEKPKKEEAPSNLAIIGRYVLTPAVFDILERTQPGKGGEIQLTDALQELATAPDGPGVYGVVFRGRRYDTGDRVDYIKAIVQLAADREDLGPELRPWFKEFAATL; translated from the coding sequence ATGCCCCCCACACGTATGAAGGCCGTCATCCCCGCCGCGGGTCTCGGCACCCGCTTCCTCCCCGCCACGAAGGCGATGCCCAAGGAGATGCTCCCGGTCGTTGACAAGCCGGCCATCCAATACGTCGTGGAGGAAGCGGCGCAGGCCGGGATCGACGACATCCTCGTGATCATCGGGCGCAACAAGAACGCGATCTCCAACCACTTCGATTCGGTGCCCGAGCTCGAGGTCAAGCTCAAGGACAAGGGCGACGACGAGCGACTTCGCCGGGTCATGGCATCCAGTGACATCGCCGACATCCACTTCGTCCGCCAGGGCGAGCCGCGCGGTCTCGGCCACGCCGTCTCCCGCGCGCGGGCGCACGTCGGGGACTCGCCGTTCGCGGTGATGCTGGGCGATGACCTGATCGATGAGCGCGACCCGCTGCTGTCGACGATGATCGCGGAGCACGAGCGCACCGGTGCGACGATCGTCGCGCTGATGGAGGTCGACCCCGACCACATCCACATGTACGGCGCGGCCGCCGTCGAGATGACCGAGAACACCGACATCGTCAAGGTGACCGGGCTGGTGGAGAAGCCCAAGAAGGAAGAGGCGCCGTCCAACCTCGCGATCATCGGACGCTACGTGCTGACGCCTGCCGTGTTCGACATCCTGGAGCGGACCCAGCCCGGCAAGGGCGGCGAGATCCAGCTCACCGACGCGCTGCAGGAGCTGGCCACCGCCCCGGACGGGCCCGGCGTGTACGGCGTGGTGTTCCGTGGCCGTCGCTACGACACCGGCGATAGAGTTGACTACATCAAGGCCATCGTGCAGCTCGCCGCCGATCGTGAAGATCTCGGACCTGAACTGCGGCCCTGGTTCAAGGAGTTCGCGGCGACCCTGTAG
- a CDS encoding large exoprotein, with product MGGQVLGGGVIVLVAVLLWMVYLLPTWHSRRQYDAAERNAVRLNQALRVLAETSETPQEVRLELNARTALAQQKLARQAVAEREQAALEGARADLERARDEREAARTTPAARQARARRRTRLMLTVVAVAGVALAGWGGWQVVATGSQLVLWTGVGVAAAGALLLHRMRRVGARAVTRTMSVPAVPAVASRVQDVALATDRRGWAPRELPRPLTASAGSRASAVLDAEEARDALRAAALEESMRQRAAELQPPSIETARERRAPEPAFARTGTVDDAEIEAHVRELLRARAAG from the coding sequence ATGGGCGGGCAGGTACTGGGCGGGGGCGTGATCGTGCTCGTCGCTGTGCTCCTGTGGATGGTCTACCTGCTGCCGACCTGGCACAGCCGCCGGCAGTACGACGCCGCCGAGCGGAACGCGGTACGGCTCAATCAGGCCCTGCGGGTGCTGGCCGAGACGAGCGAGACACCGCAGGAGGTCCGCCTCGAGCTGAACGCCCGCACCGCGTTGGCGCAGCAGAAACTCGCCCGGCAGGCAGTGGCCGAACGTGAGCAGGCCGCGCTGGAGGGTGCACGGGCCGACCTCGAGCGCGCCCGTGATGAGCGTGAGGCCGCCCGTACGACGCCGGCCGCCCGTCAGGCGCGTGCCCGTCGTCGCACCAGACTCATGCTGACCGTCGTGGCTGTGGCGGGTGTCGCGCTCGCAGGCTGGGGCGGCTGGCAGGTCGTGGCCACCGGATCGCAGCTGGTGCTCTGGACCGGCGTGGGTGTGGCCGCCGCGGGTGCGCTGCTGCTGCACCGCATGCGCCGTGTGGGCGCCAGGGCTGTCACCCGCACGATGAGCGTCCCCGCCGTGCCGGCGGTCGCCTCACGTGTTCAGGACGTCGCGCTGGCGACCGATCGCAGGGGGTGGGCTCCTCGGGAGCTGCCGCGTCCCTTGACCGCTTCGGCCGGGTCGCGGGCCTCCGCCGTGCTGGATGCCGAAGAGGCCCGCGACGCCCTGCGCGCCGCCGCGCTGGAGGAGTCGATGCGCCAGCGGGCTGCTGAACTGCAGCCCCCGTCGATCGAGACGGCGAGAGAGCGCCGCGCGCCGGAGCCCGCCTTCGCGCGGACGGGCACCGTGGACGACGCCGAGATCGAAGCGCACGTTCGCGAGCTGCTGCGCGCCAGAGCTGCCGGCTGA
- a CDS encoding 5-formyltetrahydrofolate cyclo-ligase: MSDAIADSKRALRAELRERRQLLSDAARDAAARGLTAQLDDLVERLGVRSMSCFLSTTTEPGTRDFVEGAVRRGIRVLLPITRNDGLLDWSVATQDLDITEGLFGLPEPVGEVLGPIAVNDVDLLVIPAAAVDRSGMRMGWGRGFFDKTIGSMEGCPPVYAVVFDSEILDEVPRDVHDQPVTGVVTPTQTLVLAPTRR, from the coding sequence ATGTCAGACGCCATCGCAGACAGCAAGCGCGCCCTGCGCGCGGAGCTGCGCGAGCGGCGTCAGCTGCTGTCGGATGCGGCTCGGGATGCCGCGGCCCGAGGTCTCACCGCACAGCTCGACGATCTCGTGGAGCGGCTCGGAGTGCGATCGATGTCGTGCTTCCTCTCCACCACCACCGAGCCCGGGACCCGCGACTTCGTCGAAGGCGCCGTGCGGCGCGGCATCCGTGTCCTGCTTCCGATCACGCGCAACGACGGCCTGCTGGACTGGTCGGTCGCCACGCAGGATCTCGACATCACGGAGGGGCTGTTCGGCCTGCCGGAGCCGGTCGGCGAGGTCCTCGGACCGATCGCCGTCAACGACGTCGACCTGCTCGTCATCCCGGCCGCAGCTGTCGACCGCAGCGGTATGCGCATGGGCTGGGGCCGCGGCTTCTTCGACAAGACCATCGGATCCATGGAGGGATGCCCGCCGGTGTACGCGGTCGTCTTCGACTCCGAGATCCTCGATGAGGTCCCCCGCGACGTCCACGACCAGCCGGTCACCGGCGTCGTGACACCGACTCAGACCCTCGTCCTCGCGCCCACCCGGCGCTGA
- the mscL gene encoding large conductance mechanosensitive channel protein MscL, whose product MIQGFKEFITRGNVIDLAVAVVIGAAFTAIVNSIVAGIINPLIALIFQADSLDTLGPTVMGLTGNEVFFPIGAIIGAVINFLAVAVIVYFVFVYPMNRFKERAAAKAGVSEEEASDLPTEQELLIQIRDLLGAQPKA is encoded by the coding sequence ATGATTCAGGGCTTCAAGGAATTCATCACCCGCGGCAACGTGATCGATCTCGCGGTCGCCGTCGTCATCGGCGCGGCGTTCACCGCGATCGTGAACTCGATCGTCGCCGGCATCATCAATCCCCTGATCGCGCTGATCTTCCAGGCCGACAGCCTCGACACGCTCGGCCCGACGGTCATGGGCCTCACCGGCAACGAGGTCTTCTTCCCGATCGGCGCCATCATCGGCGCGGTCATCAACTTCCTCGCCGTCGCGGTGATCGTCTACTTCGTCTTCGTCTACCCCATGAACCGCTTCAAGGAGCGGGCCGCCGCCAAGGCAGGGGTCTCGGAGGAAGAGGCATCCGATCTGCCCACCGAGCAGGAGTTGCTGATCCAGATCCGCGACCTGCTGGGCGCGCAGCCGAAGGCCTGA
- a CDS encoding GNAT family N-acetyltransferase produces the protein MDLSTPRSYGAVSIRLVRPRDARGLQNELLSNRSWLRPWEATSPDGPVSFDMRQGVRRLLQQYRDGAGIPFVMEQDGELTGQLNVWGVARGSLASATIGYWVSERFAGRGITTTAVAMATDVWFLEMHMHRMEICIRPENRSSLRVVEKLGFRYEGLRRRFIHINGDWRDHYAFALTREDVPEGVLQRWVQGRAPQDAANVPPADRLHA, from the coding sequence GTGGATCTGAGCACTCCTCGTTCGTACGGTGCGGTCTCGATCCGTCTCGTGCGTCCCAGGGACGCTCGGGGTCTCCAGAACGAACTGCTCTCGAACCGTTCATGGCTGCGCCCGTGGGAGGCCACGAGCCCCGACGGTCCGGTCTCGTTCGACATGCGCCAGGGCGTGCGACGTCTGCTGCAGCAGTATCGCGACGGTGCAGGCATCCCGTTCGTCATGGAGCAGGACGGCGAACTGACCGGCCAGCTGAACGTCTGGGGTGTCGCGCGTGGGTCGCTGGCTTCGGCGACGATCGGCTACTGGGTGAGCGAACGCTTCGCCGGGCGGGGGATCACGACCACCGCGGTCGCGATGGCGACCGACGTGTGGTTCCTCGAGATGCACATGCACCGGATGGAGATCTGCATCCGCCCGGAGAACCGCTCGAGCCTGCGTGTCGTGGAGAAGCTGGGCTTCCGCTACGAGGGGCTGCGCCGCCGCTTCATCCACATCAACGGCGACTGGCGCGACCACTACGCATTCGCGTTGACGCGGGAGGACGTGCCCGAAGGGGTGCTGCAGCGGTGGGTGCAGGGACGCGCACCGCAGGATGCCGCGAACGTCCCTCCCGCGGATCGTCTGCACGCCTGA
- a CDS encoding FmdB family zinc ribbon protein, translating to MPTYAYACKSCGHRFDAVQSFADPTLTECPECGGELRKEYGSIGVTFNGSGFYRTDSRAADKKSAGSSASGSSSSTSSDGGGSSSGGGSSATSTSSKSESKASPASTGS from the coding sequence ATGCCCACCTACGCCTATGCCTGCAAGTCGTGCGGTCACCGCTTCGACGCCGTCCAGTCCTTCGCCGACCCGACGCTCACCGAATGCCCGGAGTGCGGCGGTGAGCTGCGCAAGGAGTACGGCTCGATCGGTGTGACCTTCAACGGATCCGGCTTCTACCGCACCGATTCGCGCGCCGCCGACAAGAAGAGCGCCGGTTCCTCCGCCAGCGGCTCGTCATCGTCCACCTCCTCCGACGGCGGTGGCAGCAGCTCGGGTGGCGGGTCCTCCGCAACTTCGACATCATCGAAGTCGGAGTCGAAGGCATCACCCGCCTCGACCGGTTCATGA
- a CDS encoding amidohydrolase family protein, with the protein MPHPPFERVSLLQNVRPWGGAAVDIRIADGVITALEPPADPGAEATDGQGLLALPGLVNAHAHVDKSWWGLPWQSYGGEGGTDGRIRHERARRDELGIPGLEITAAVLGELVRHGTTAIRTHVDVDLGLGLRGIEVVREAVAAYGGAITVEIVAFPQDGVLRRPGVVDLLWDAARSGVEHIGGLDPASIDRDPVGQLDALFAIADDYGVGIDIHLHDPAELGAFQFDLIIDRTQALGLRGKVNVAHGFALAQVDASRRRDLLQAMGDLDITMTSVAPLRLPQLPLHELDEAEVRLGLGTDGIRDLWSPYGTGDLLGIAWQYARASSLVRDEDLLRVMELATSSAGRFAGLGTNDLAVGDRADIVLVDAENPMDALVRTPQRELVLGAGRVLFQR; encoded by the coding sequence ATGCCGCATCCGCCGTTCGAGCGTGTATCCCTCCTGCAGAATGTGCGTCCTTGGGGCGGTGCGGCCGTCGACATCCGCATCGCCGACGGCGTGATCACCGCACTGGAGCCGCCCGCTGATCCCGGCGCGGAAGCGACCGACGGGCAGGGTCTCCTCGCCCTCCCCGGCCTGGTGAACGCCCACGCGCACGTCGACAAGTCGTGGTGGGGTCTGCCCTGGCAGTCCTACGGCGGAGAGGGCGGCACGGACGGCCGCATCCGCCACGAACGCGCGCGGCGCGATGAACTGGGGATCCCGGGACTCGAGATCACCGCCGCCGTGCTGGGCGAACTGGTGCGCCACGGCACGACGGCGATCCGCACGCACGTCGATGTCGACCTCGGCCTTGGCCTGCGCGGCATCGAGGTCGTCCGCGAGGCTGTCGCCGCGTACGGCGGCGCGATCACGGTCGAGATCGTCGCGTTCCCGCAGGACGGCGTCCTGCGCCGGCCGGGGGTCGTGGACCTGTTGTGGGATGCCGCCCGATCCGGCGTCGAGCACATCGGGGGCCTCGACCCGGCGAGCATCGACCGCGATCCGGTCGGGCAGCTCGACGCCCTGTTCGCGATCGCGGATGACTACGGCGTCGGCATCGACATCCATCTGCACGATCCCGCCGAACTCGGTGCGTTCCAGTTCGACCTGATCATCGACCGGACGCAGGCGCTCGGGCTGCGTGGCAAGGTGAACGTCGCGCACGGGTTCGCGCTCGCGCAGGTCGACGCGTCGCGGCGGCGCGACCTGCTGCAGGCGATGGGCGACCTCGACATCACGATGACCAGCGTCGCACCGTTGCGGTTGCCACAGCTGCCACTGCATGAGCTCGACGAGGCGGAAGTGCGACTCGGGTTGGGGACGGACGGGATCCGCGACCTTTGGAGCCCTTACGGCACCGGAGACCTGTTGGGCATCGCGTGGCAGTACGCCCGGGCGTCGAGCCTCGTCCGCGACGAAGACCTGCTGCGGGTGATGGAGCTGGCAACGAGCAGCGCCGGACGCTTCGCCGGCCTCGGAACGAACGACCTCGCGGTGGGCGATCGGGCCGATATCGTCCTGGTGGACGCCGAGAACCCGATGGATGCGCTGGTGCGCACTCCTCAGCGCGAACTCGTCCTCGGCGCCGGTCGGGTGCTCTTCCAGCGCTGA